From a single Arachis hypogaea cultivar Tifrunner chromosome 3, arahy.Tifrunner.gnm2.J5K5, whole genome shotgun sequence genomic region:
- the LOC112791117 gene encoding callose synthase 5 — MSQLDRVMPPPTLVRRGSRSASTTFNMEVFDNEVVPSSLASISPILRVANEIEAERPRVAYLCRFYAFEKAHRLDQTSTGRGVRQFKTLLRQRLERDNATSLPSRVKKTDAREIQAYYQQYYEHYVRTLDQADQADRAQLSKAYQTAGVLFEVLCAVNKTEKVEEVAPEIIAAARDVQEKKEIYTPYNILPLDSAGASLPIMQLEEIKAAVSALWNTQGLNWPSSFEQQRQRTGDLDLLDWLKAMFGFQRDNVRNQREHLILLLANSHIRLHPKPEPLNMLDDRAVDEVMKKLFKNYKKWCKFLGRKHSLRLPQGQQEVQQRKLLYMGLYLLIWGEASNVRFMPECLCYIFHNMAYELHGLMAGNVSIVTGENIKPSYGGDEEAFLRKVITPLYRVIDTEAKRSRNGTAPHSAWCNYDDLNEYFWSPDCFSLGWPMRDDGEFFKSTNDWGRKGVPRKSGKTGKSNFVETRSFWHLFRSFDRLWTFFILGLQVMFIIAWDEISLMDIFQKDVLFNLSSIFITASILRLLQSILDLLLNFPGYHRWKFTDVLRNILKVIVSLCWAIILSVFYVHAIKGAPQALKQLLSFLDQIEGNPPLYIFAVASYMLPNLLAAILFLFPMLRRWIENSDWHIVRLFLWWSQPRIYVGRGMHESQFALLKYTIFWVILLASKFAFSYFVQIIPLIEPTKLIMAIKHVDYGWHEFYPDARNNYSAVIALWAPVLMVYFMDAQIWYAVFSTLYGGIIGAFDRLGEIHTMSMLRSRFQSLPGAFNTYLVPSQKKQGKKFSFSKKFDEISASRRSEAAKFAQLWNEIVCSFREEDLISDREMDLLLVPYSSDSRLKIIQWPPFLLASKIPVALDMATQFRGKDSDLWKRISADQYMKCAVIECYQSLKHVLHDLVVGENEKRIISIITKEVKNNISKNTLTANFRMSFLPSLFKKFVELVEILKDADPSKRGTVVVLLQDILEVVTDMMVNENSELAELNQSSKDTGRQVFAGTEVKPAILYPPVVTAQWEEQIRRLFLLLTVRESANEVPTNDEVRRRIAFFSNSLFMEMPRAPRVREMLSFSVLTPYYSEETVFSKNDLEIENEDGVSIIYYLQKIFPDEWNNFMERLECKKDSEVWEKDENVLQLRHWASLRGQTLCRTVRGMMYYRRAIKLQAFLDMANEQEILDGYKAITVPSEQDKKSHKSLYGNLEAMADMKFTYVATCQNYGNQKRSGDRRATDILNLMVNNPSLRVAYIDEVEEREREGDKVQKVYYSVLIKSVDNLDQEIFRIKLPGPAKLGEGKPENQNHAVIFTRGEALQTIDMNQDNYLEEALKMRNLLEEFHEDHGVHPPSILGVREHIFTGSVSSLAWFMSNQETSFVTIGQRVLARPLKVRFHYGHPDVFDRIFHFTRGGFSKASRGINLSEDIFAGFNSTLRRGNVTHHEYIQVGKGRDVGLNQISLFEAKVACGNGEQTLSRDIYRLGHRFDFFRMLSFYFTTVGFYVSSMAVSLTVYAFLYGKLYLSLSGFENAIVKLAKRRGDDPLKEAMASQSLVQIGLLMTLPMVMEIGLERGFRTAIGDLIIMQLQLAPVFFTFSLGSKMHYFGRTLLHGGAKYRATGRGFVVRHEKFAENYRMYSRSHFVKGLELAVLLMCYKLYGSAAPDSTAYLLLSGSMWFLVCSWLFSPFLFNPSGFEWQKIVEDWDDWTKWMNSGGGIGVPATKSWESWWNEEQEHLQFTGLLGRTSEVILALRFFVYQYGIVYHLNIARGDKSIMVYGLSWLVIVAVMIILKIVSMGRKKFSADFQLIFRLLKLLLFIGSIVALVLMFTLLSLTVQDILRSLLAFLPTGWALIQISQACRPLVKAIGMWGSVKALSRGYEYVMGLLIFGPVAILAWFPFVSEFQTRLLFNQAFSRGLQIQRILAGGKKHK, encoded by the exons ATGTCGCAACTAGACCGAGTAATGCCGCCGCCCACGTTGGTGAGGCGGGGTTCAAGGAGTGCCTCCACCACCTTCAACATGGAGGTTTTCGACAACGAAGTGGTGCCGTCCTCACTCGCCTCCATTTCTCCCATTCTACGTGTCGCCAACGAGATCGAAGCCGAGCGTCCCAGGGTTGCCTATCTAT GTAGGTTCTATGCCTTTGAGAAAGCGCACAGGCTGGATCAGACCTCCACCGGCCGTGGCGTTAGGCAGTTCAAGACGCTGCTGCGGCAGCGATTAGAGAGG GATAATGCAACTAGTCTTCCCTCTCGAGTTAAGAAGACAGATGCAAGAGAAATCCAGGCTTACTATCAGCAATACTATGAACATTATGTCAGAACTCTTGATCAAGCTGATCAGGCAGACAG AGCCCAGCTCAGTAAAGCTTATCAGACTGCCGGGGTGCTTTTTGAAGTACTTTGTGCTGTTAATAAGACTGAGAAAGTCGAAGAAGTAGCTCCTGAG ATTATCGCGGCTGCCAGAGATGTCCAGGAAAAAAAGGAAATTTATACACCTTATAATATCCTTCCTCTGGATTCTGCTGGTGCTTCTCTACCCATTATGCAACTTGAAGAG ATTAAAGCTGCTGTTTCTGCGCTATGGAACACACAAGGCTTGAACTGGCCTAGTTCTTTCGAGCAACAAAGACAGAGAACAGGAGACCTAGACTTGCTTGATTGGCTTAAAGCCATGTTTGGTTTCCAG AGAGACAACGTCAGGAATCAGAGAGAGCATTTGATTCTGCTTCTTGCTAATTCTCATATAAGGCTACACCCTAAACCTGAGCCTCTAAACATG CTCGATGATCGTGCTGTTGATGAAGTGATGAAAAAGCTTTTTAAGAATTATAAAAAATGGTGCAAATTCTTGGGACGAAAACATAGTTTACG ACTTCCTCAAGGTCAGCAAGAGGTGCAACAGAGGAAGTTGCTTTATATGGGCTTGTACCTTCTCATCTGGGGTGAGGCGTCCAATGTTCGCTTCATGCCTGAGTGCCTATGCTACATATTTCACAAC ATGGCATATGAACTACACGGTCTAATGGCTGGAAATGTCAGCATTGTTACGGGTGAAAATATCAAACCTTCTTATGGTGGTGATGAAGAGGCATTTCTCCGCAAGGTTATAACTCCCCTCTACCGAGTAATAGACACG GAAGCCAAGAGGAGCAGAAATGGAACGGCTCCTCACTCAGCATGGTGCAACTATGATGATCTAAATGAGTATTTCTG GTCACCTGATTGCTTTTCTCTTGGATGGCCAATGCGTGATGATGGTGAATTTTTTAAATCGACAAATGATTGG GGAAGAAAGGGTGTTCCAAGAAAATCTGGAAAAACAGGGAAATCAAATTTTGTTGAGACGCGATCATTCTGGCACCTCTTCCGCAGTTTTGATAGACTTTGGACCTTTTTTATACTGGGTTTACag GTGATGTTCATTATTGCATGGGACGAGATTTCACTGATGGATATCTTTCAGAAGGATGTCTTATTTAATCTCTCTAGTATATTCATCACAGCATCCATTCTTCGCTTACTTCAAA GTATCCTAGACCTGCTCCTGAACTTTCCAGGCTATCATCGGTGGAAATTCACTGATGTGCTAAGAAATATTCTTAAAGTCATTGTCAGTCTTTGTTGGGCTATCATTCTTTCGGTCTTCTATGTGCATGCCATCAAGGGTGCCCCTCAAGCTCTCAAGCAGCTGCTTTCCTTTCTTGATCAAATAGAGGGCAATCCACCGTTGTATATCTTTGCAGTTGCATCGTATATGCTTCCAAATTTACTAGCAGCTATACTCTTTCTTTTCCCAATGCTCAGGCGTTGGATTGAAAACTCAGACTGGCACATAGTTAGACTCTTCTTGTGGTGGTCTCAG CCAAGGATATATGTTGGAAGAGGAATGCACGAAAGCCAATTTGCTCTCCTAAA GTACACTATTTTCTGGGTCATACTATTGGCTTCCAAATTTGCGTTCAGCTATTTTGTCCAA ATAATACCTCTGATTGAGCCAACAAAGTTAATAATGGCCATTAAACATGTTGACTATGGTTGGCACGAGTTTTACCCCGATG CTCGAAATAACTATAGCGCAGTTATTGCACTCTGGGCTCCTGTACTCATG GTTTATTTCATGGATGCACAAATTTGGTACGCAGTCTTCTCAACTTTGTACGGTGGTATTATTGGAGCCTTTGATCGTCTAGGAGAG ATACACACTATGAGCATGCTGAGATCACGGTTCCAGTCATTGCCTGGCGCATTCAACACATACTTGGTTCCTTCCCAAAAGAAGCAAGGAAAGAAATTCTCTTTCTCAAAGAAATTTGATGAG ATTTCTGCTAGCAGAAGAAGTGAAGCTGCCAAATTCGCCCAATTATGGAATGAAATTGTTTGCAGTTTTCGTGAGGAAGATCTCATTAGTGATAG GGAAATGGACCTTTTGCTGGTTCCTTACTCTTCAGATTCTCGTCTGAAAATAATTCAGTGGCCACCGTTTTTGCTTGCAAGCAAG ATTCCTGTAGCTCTGGATATGGCCACTCAATTTCGAGGAAAGGACTCTGATCTTTGGAAGCGCATAAGTGCAGATCAATATATGAAGTGTGCTGTGATCGAATGTTATCAATCTCTTAAACATGTTCTTCATGATTTGGTTGTCGGGGAAAATGAAAAGAG GATAATTTCCATCATCACTAAAGAAGTTAAGAACAACATATCAAAGAATACACTTACTGCCAATTTCCGAATGAGCTTTTTACCTTCCCTTTTTAAAAAGTTTGTGGAGCTTGTGGAAATCTTG AAAGATGCGGATCCATCCAAGCGAGGTACAGTGGTAGTGTTGCTGCAAGACATCTTAGAAGTGGTTACTGATATGATGGTCAACGAAAACAG TGAGTTGGCAGAACTTAATCAAAGTAGTAAGGATACTGGACGACAAGTTTTTGCTGGTACTGAGGTAAAACCTGCTATATTGTACCCTCCTGTGGTTACAGCACAATGGGAGGAACAG ATAAGACGTCTTTTTCTATTATTGACTGTGAGGGAATCTGCCAATGAGGTTCCAACAAACGATGAAGTACGGAGAAGGATTGCATTCTTTTCCAATTCATTGTTCATGGAGATGCCACGTGCTCCACGTGTCCGTGAAATGCTCTCATTCAG tGTCCTAACGCCATACTATAGTGAAGAGACTGTATTTTCTAAGAATGACCTTGAGATTGAGAATGAAGATGGCGTGTCAATCATATATTACCTGCAAAAGATCTTCCCTG ATGAGTGGAATAACTTCATGGAGCGACTAGAATGTAAGAAAGATAGTGAGGTATGGGAGAAAGATGAGAATGTATTGCAGTTACGTCACTGGGCGTCGTTGAGGGGACAAACTCTTTGTAGGACAG TTAGGGGAATGATGTACTACCGGCGGGCTATAAAGCTCCAGGCATTTCTTGATATGGCTAACGAACAAG AAATACTCGATGGCTATAAAGCTATTACAGTTCCATCTGAGCAAGATAAAAAGAGTCATAAATCCCTATATGGCAATTTAGAGGCCATGGCTGACATGAAATTCACATACGTTGCTACCTGTCAAAACTATGGGAATCAGAAGCGCAGTGGAGACCGTCGTGCGACAGATATCCTGAATTTGATGGTTAA CAATCCCTCGCTTCGTGTTGCATATATTGACGAagttgaagaaagagagagagagggtgataaAGTACAGAAAGTTTATTATTCTGTACTGATCAAATCTGTAGACAATCTTGACCAA GAAATATTTCGAATTAAACTTCCTGGTCCGGCAAAGTTAGGAGAAGGAAAGCCTGAAAACCAAAATCATGCAGTTATTTTTACCAGGGGGGAAGCTCTTCAGACTATTGACATGAACCAG GATAACTACTTAGAAGAAGCTCTGAAGATGCGTAACCTTCTGGAAGAATTTCATGAGGATCATGGAGTGCACCCACCTAGCATTTTAGGTGTACGTGAACATATTTTTACTGGCAG TGTCTCCTCCTTGGCCTGGTTTATGTCAAATCAAGAAACTAGCTTTGTCACTATTGGTCAGAGAGTTCTTGCAAGACCCCTGAA GGTTCGGTTCCACTATGGTCATCCTGATGTTTTTGATAGAATTTTCCATTTCACCCGTGGAGGATTCAGCAAGGCTTCTCGTGGCATCAATTTAAGTGAGGATATATTTGCTG GATTCAACTCAACACTAAGACGTGGAAACGTTACTCATCATGAATATATCCAAGTTGGAAAGGGTAGAGATGTTGGCCTCAATCAAATTTCTCTTTTTGAAGCAAAAGTGGCCTGTGGTAATGGAGAGCAGACACTAAGCAGGGATATATACCGGCTGGGGCATCGATTTGATTTTTTCCGAATGCTATCATTCTATTTTACAACTGTTGGATTTTATGTCAGCTCTATG GCAGTGTCCCTTACAGTTTATGCTTTCCTATATGGAAAACTCTATCTGTCATTGAGTGGATTTGAAAATGCAATAGTTAAACTGGCAAAGAGAAGGGGCGACGATCCACTAAAGGAAGCAATGGCTTCACAAAGTCTTGTTCAGATAGGCCTTCTAATGACTCTGCCCATGGTTATGGAAATAGGACTAGAAAGAGGGTTCAGAACTGCTATAGGTGACCTCATAATAATGCAGCTGCAGCTAGCACCCGTTTTTTTCACTTTCTCACTAGGATCGAAGATGCACTACTTTGGGCGCACTCTGTTGCATGGAGGGGCAAAGTACAGAGCAACTGGGCGTGGTTTTGTAGTTCGTCATGAGAAGTTCGCAGAAAATTACAGAATGTACTCGAGGAGCCACTTTGTAAAAGGGTTAGAGCTTGCTGTCTTGCTTATGTGTTATAAGCTTTATGGATCAGCAGCTCCTGATTCAACTGCATATCTTCTTCTCTCAGGGTCAATGTGGTTTTTGGTTTGTTCTTGGTTGTTTAGTCCTTTCCTTTTCAATCCATCAGGATTTGAGTGGCAGAAGATAGTTGAGGACTGGGATGACTGGACAAAATGGATGAATAGTGGAGGTGGTATTGGTGTTCCTGCTACCAAGAGCTGGGAATCATGGTGGAATGAGGAACAAGAGCATTTGCAATTCACTGGGTTATTGGGGAGGACTTCGGAGGTGATTCTTGCCCTGCGTTTCTTTGTCTATCAGTATGGAATTGTGTATCATCTAAATATAGCTAGAGGTGACAAAAGCATCATG GTTTATGGTCTGTCCTGGCTAGTCATAGTAGCTGTTATGATCATTTTGAAG ATTGTGTCTATGGGTAGGAAGAAGTTCAGTGCTGATTTTCAGCTGATATTTCGTCTCCTCAAACTGCTTTTGTTCATTGGAAGCATTGTCGCTCTAGTCTTGATGTTTACTCTACTTAGTCTCACAGTTCAAGACATTCTTAGGAGCCTCCTAGCTTTTTTACCAACAGGATGGGCACTTATACAG ATATCTCAAGCATGTAGGCCATTGGTGAAGGCAATTGGAATGTGGGGGTCCGTCAAAGCTTTATCAAGAGGGTATGAATACGTGATGGGATTGCTTATCTTCGGACCAGTGGCCATATTAGCTTGGTTCCCGTTTGTTTCAGAATTCCAAACTCGGTTGCTATTCAATCAAGCGTTCAGCCGAGGACTTCAAATCCAGCGTATTCTGGCGGGTGGAAAGAAGCATAAATAA